In Paenibacillus sp. FSL R7-0345, a single window of DNA contains:
- a CDS encoding GGDEF domain-containing protein, with translation MSKARLFDLSLFVAAVGLALFTHPSVVLDGTYIKAMLLYWVFASFYFQLRIVTRKGNSTIDYAISYTSSFGIFAGPLGTLIYEIFYRTTVYFYKKKTKTADPGELLDTFYNIGSFTLGGTAAYYLYTLLYPVAAHVPAGYWLLFLLVVCVTTFLSSGFLVITFALSGDIKTRKEAFDLLLRSRNLLDFSKVALTNALLLRLLQLEKWEMLIALFLLNYIVSLSFFSKSQSAQHKFERDKFEQMAYQDFLTGTFNRAHMDKRMNELDHSGESIGIVVADIDRFKKINDTYNHAVGDKVIIHFANILKDHLQEEDILFRSGGEEFTLFLRSKSFRECHLILQETLLDVERQAVKADYEDQQIEVHYSASFGLFYFKADQNTSMEKGYVRADQLLLESKKLGRNRLSAHNALAE, from the coding sequence ATGTCTAAAGCAAGATTATTTGATCTTTCCTTATTCGTAGCTGCTGTAGGCCTGGCGCTTTTTACGCACCCCTCGGTAGTTCTGGATGGTACCTATATAAAAGCCATGCTGCTCTACTGGGTCTTTGCCAGCTTTTACTTTCAGCTGCGCATTGTTACCCGCAAAGGGAATTCTACGATTGATTATGCAATCAGCTATACTTCTTCCTTTGGTATTTTTGCCGGACCGCTCGGCACCCTTATTTATGAGATTTTTTACCGGACTACGGTCTACTTTTACAAAAAGAAAACGAAAACCGCGGATCCGGGAGAACTCCTGGACACTTTTTATAATATAGGCTCCTTCACGCTTGGCGGTACCGCTGCCTACTATCTGTATACGCTGCTCTACCCGGTTGCCGCACATGTGCCTGCCGGTTACTGGCTGCTGTTTCTGCTGGTAGTTTGTGTGACAACCTTTTTGTCCTCCGGGTTCCTGGTCATTACCTTTGCCCTCTCCGGGGACATAAAGACACGCAAAGAAGCGTTCGACCTGCTGCTCAGAAGCAGAAACCTGCTTGATTTCAGTAAAGTAGCGCTAACCAACGCCCTCCTGCTGCGCCTGCTGCAACTGGAAAAATGGGAGATGCTGATCGCCCTGTTCCTGCTGAACTATATTGTCAGCCTCTCTTTCTTCTCCAAATCCCAGAGCGCCCAGCACAAGTTCGAGCGGGACAAATTCGAGCAGATGGCTTACCAGGACTTCCTGACCGGAACCTTTAACCGGGCCCATATGGACAAGAGGATGAACGAGCTCGACCACAGCGGAGAATCTATCGGCATCGTGGTAGCGGACATCGACCGGTTCAAAAAAATCAACGATACTTACAACCATGCTGTCGGTGACAAGGTCATTATTCATTTTGCTAATATACTCAAGGACCACCTGCAGGAGGAGGATATTCTGTTCCGCAGCGGCGGGGAGGAGTTCACCCTTTTTCTGAGGAGCAAATCTTTCCGTGAGTGCCATCTGATTCTTCAGGAAACGCTGCTTGATGTGGAAAGGCAGGCTGTTAAGGCAGATTACGAGGACCAGCAGATCGAGGTACACTACTCTGCATCCTTCGGCCTCTTTTACTTTAAAGCAGACCAGAATACTTCCATGGAAAAAGGGTACGTCCGCGCCGACCAGCTGCTGCTGGAGTCCAAAAAGCTCGGCCGCAACCGGCTCTCGGCACACAATGCGCTGGCTGAGTGA
- a CDS encoding neutral zinc metallopeptidase, whose amino-acid sequence MKWQGRRGSSNVEDRRGSGGGGGGKLIGGGIGGIILVVVVTLLSGGNVGDILGNLTSGGTTATTSNTPYQETAEEQELAQFVSVVLADTEDVWSQLFAEQGMTYTDPTLVLYSGSVNSACGTATSAVGPFYCPGDSKLYIDLSFYDELQQRFKAPGDFAMAYVIAHEVGHHVQTLLGTTKQLDSYRRTLSEKEYNKYQVRFELQADYLAGVWANHAQGMNLLEEGDLEEALTAASAVGDDTIQKQAQGYAVPDSFTHGTSEQRKRWFYKGFNSGTIAGGDTFNAAEL is encoded by the coding sequence ATGAAGTGGCAGGGAAGAAGAGGCAGCTCGAATGTAGAGGACCGCAGAGGCAGCGGCGGAGGCGGAGGCGGGAAGCTGATTGGCGGCGGGATTGGCGGTATTATCCTGGTCGTTGTCGTCACACTGCTGAGCGGCGGCAATGTCGGGGATATTCTGGGGAATCTGACTTCAGGCGGAACCACGGCCACTACCTCCAATACGCCTTACCAGGAAACGGCGGAGGAGCAGGAGCTGGCGCAATTTGTTTCGGTCGTGCTGGCGGACACGGAGGATGTGTGGAGTCAGCTTTTTGCAGAGCAGGGGATGACTTATACCGATCCTACACTGGTGCTCTATAGCGGCAGTGTGAACTCGGCCTGCGGAACAGCGACTTCGGCGGTCGGACCGTTTTATTGCCCGGGGGACAGCAAGCTGTATATTGACCTGAGCTTCTATGATGAGCTGCAGCAGCGCTTTAAGGCGCCTGGTGATTTTGCGATGGCTTATGTCATTGCCCATGAAGTGGGGCATCACGTCCAGACTCTGCTTGGAACGACGAAGCAGCTGGATTCCTACCGCCGTACCCTGAGCGAGAAGGAATACAACAAGTATCAGGTCCGCTTCGAGCTTCAGGCCGACTATCTGGCGGGTGTCTGGGCGAACCATGCCCAGGGGATGAATCTGCTGGAGGAAGGCGATCTGGAGGAAGCTTTAACGGCGGCCAGTGCGGTCGGCGATGATACGATCCAGAAGCAGGCCCAGGGCTATGCAGTGCCGGACAGCTTCACGCACGGGACGTCGGAGCAGCGCAAACGCTGGTTCTACAAAGGCTTTAACTCAGGCACGATTGCCGGCGGAGATACTTTTAACGCTGCCGAGCTATAG